In Rissa tridactyla isolate bRisTri1 chromosome 5, bRisTri1.patW.cur.20221130, whole genome shotgun sequence, the sequence GTGGTGTATATACTATGCACCAGGAAGCAAGTAAGGAAGCTGTCCCTCTTGCtcacaaaaacaaagaaactgtAGTTTTTCAATATACAGGAAGAAGAATTAACAAGGTACATACATACTGGAATGCCTGGATTGGCTCCTGAAGTACTTTGGTGGTCTTGTCTTTGGaattttctacctttttaaaaatgagtatcTTAACTACAGTGTGAAATTTTGATATGAGCTGGATATTTGTGGCTCATCTTTCTAAGCTTGAGTTTGATTCATGGTTTTACATTAAACTAGGTTTAAAACAAATTGTCTTTTTCCATTGCATCTTTCACcgttatctttttttgttttcagaagagaGTCCTTGGAAAGCTTTAAATGGGGGTTGCCCAATCCAGACTGACACAACCAGGAATTCAGCATACCCTTTCCCAGTGTGCCCATTCAGCACCGGCACTGCCAGTAATGGTAgtctgcagtggcagcaggaatCTTCCAGTACGTCTATGGTGTCAGGATGGATAAGTGAATTAAACCTTAATGAAAACTCGGGTCAACCCTTGGCCCCACCAACGAAACGCCATTGTAGGTCCCTCTCTGAGCCAGATGAGCTGGCTCGTTGTCGGTCACCATGGAAGCCTGGCAATTCAAAGGTTTGGACTCCTGTGTCAAAGAGACGGTGTAATAGTGGTGGTAGTGCTACCTTGCAACGCTGCAACAGTCATGGAAGTGCAACCTTACAGAGAAGCACAAGTATCAGTCTGCCACAAAACATACTGTCGCTAAATAATGTCTTCACTATCACCAGCTTCAACACATCACCAGTACCCAGACCTTCCTCTGCCAGCAGCGGGTTTGTGGACAGTAGTGAGGGAAGCACAAGCTCGAGTACCCGCTGGAATTCTGGAGGCCCTTGTGACTTTAACCCAAGGCGTcgcctctccctctcccaggaGCACATCACCGAGACAGGAAATCTCTTGCCTTCAGCCAACAGCACTCCCACCTCCACACCTGAGCTCAGCCGGCGTCAGGGCTTGTTGAGATGCCGCTCTCAGCCTTGTGttctgaatgaaaagaaaagccGGCTAAAGCGCAGACGGGAGGAGGACGTACGATGGAACAGACCATCGttagacttttttaaaatgacacGGGTGAGATTTTACTTTCCTCAGTGTGTGAAGGGGGAGCTACTGCAGAAATGCTATTTCTAGATAAACTGAACTAATTTGTAGTTGTTACAGATTTGCTTGTATTTTAGTACTGATTTATTAACTTCAGCGGTACAGCAGGCTTCTTATACTTGCCAGTGCTATACCCTGTAGCAACTTACTCTACTCAAGTCTACTTGATATAAAGTACAGAGAGCTATGAAAAGACGCTTGAAGCAGAGGTCAAAGAAAAAtggcttgtttttaaaatgcaaggaaGCCATGGGGAAGGGGGGTAGACAGGGTAGCAAAAAAGTTATGTCACTACGTTCCCTGAGAAGAGCATGCAAGGATTTCTAAGTCATCTTGGTGCAATTCTGCTCGGTTGAGCCTCCCCTTACAGTTTGAGTCATTCAGTAAAGCTAAGTAAGAGCAGGTAAACCCCTGTATGAATGAATTAACTAAAGAAAATGCTAATAAGCAGTCAGAAATAGGGTTCTAATATGGCAATTGCAGATGCTCCAGCTCAATGGAGGGGTGTTTTACTCTAGTTATTTAgaattcttcttcccttctcataTGAGTGTAAAGGTGCTGATTTAAAAACTAGTAAACTTCAGTTCTTGCCTATACTTTGCATGTAATACAAATGCATAGACACAGCTCACTCTTTCAAAGCTGCTGTGTGCACAGAGGCAACGGCTACAGTTTAAAACTGAAGATGCTTGTGTAGTTTCTGTAGATAGAAAATAGTGTCTTACATTATGGTCAGAGAACACTTTATTCTTTTGAGAATATAAACCTACCGCCTTAGTAGATACCAGACTTAGGAGGTTTGTGTGAGTAGATCTATTATGAGTAGTGGGGAGGAGGCAGTTTGTGTaagtagcaataaaaaaatgtaaggaaaggAAATAGTTCTGCACCAGTGCCCTTGCATTTGGTGTActgtgcaaaagaaaagctggatgGATGGGATCCTGGTTAAAATGTCCAATCCTGTAGTACCCAGGTATTAGTAGGCTTTACATAGAAATGCATGAGGAAAAATACTAGTGGAATAATGGAACTGAACTGTGTGCTGTGGGATATTCACTGAGTTAACTTTATGTCCACTAAGGTAACCTAAGTCTGTATGATGGCATCTGTCCTTCTCTTATACCTTTGTAAGGCTTATAGCTATAGCTGTACTTATAGCTTAAAGGATTCTCTTTACAAATACGACTTTTTCGATCGAGTTGTGGGGTAGATAATTGGGTGGCAAGCCATGCAGAGTGACTTGCTTTCTGAGGAGGTTGGTAACCAGTTCTGTCCTAGATAGGACTAGACACTGTTCTGAGTTTTGGTTAAGATGCAAGTTTACTAGCTAGCTAATCAGATCCTCCCTGTTTCTCGTTGCTAATAGCTGCTGAGATTAGCAAACTAATCTACTCCAGAAATATTAGTGGATTTGCCTTTCAACTGCCTGTGTGGTATACTGCAGGTTTCTTATTTAAATGGAATGTAAAATTTAAAACCTGCTCCTTTCTTAGCTAGACTTGCTGCTTGCATTCTTCAAGCTCTAAAGGTGTGACGCAGTACTTTGGACTGGCAGAATTATTTCTGTTGATCAGGTGTTATACCTTCTAAATAATCCATATTGTGTGTATGGAGCAGATCTGATACAGCCCATGTCTACAGGTTTTTTAGCTGTTTAGATTTGCTGCTGAATTGAAGAGTATATGAGACTAATATTCAGCCAGTCTTGATCACTTTTTCATGTAGAActtattttgaaatgctgttttctcGATAAGCTGAGTAGTTTATGCAACAAAGTTCATTCTACAGTGTCAAGGCCTGataggttttttttcagctgtttcagtAGAATCTTCCTATAAAGGTACTACTGTGTATTTAAGCAAAGGCACAAAGTATAGTTTGGAAATACATCAGCTTTCCGATGTGCtgaactttaatgaaaatatctgTTTAAGAACTAGACATGTACTGAAAACACCTGAAGTAAAAATTGAATTAAGTTTTCAAGAAACATTGGAGATTTTTAGAATGGCAGCTTGCTTACCCATTACTTAGAAGCCTTCTATTTCTTTGGTGGGAGCCTACCACCTCCCTGTGCCCCAAAGCCTGGCAGATGTATATTCTTTAAAACTTACATTGTGGTCTTAAACATTTCTCTCTAGACTTAATTAAAATTATCGCTGTGCAAAATATTATAATCTAATACTACAGAAGACCTGTTTTGAAGTGTCATACAAGGAGATGTGGATGTGTCCTACATCTGCATGTAGCTCAGTGAAGATCAGGACTACGATAAGGGGAAGTTCAGTAAGACCTCTCTTTCATGTAGTTTGATGGCTCCTTATTgtttccaaaaatactttttctgtgatttcaaaTTCACTTCTAAGTCagtttatgaaagaaaatgtgttgaAAACAAGTTGCTTGTAAGGATTTTTATTCTAAGCTTTATTGCAAATGTTTTGATGTCCTCAAATCTTCCTAAAAAGCTAAACTTATCAAATAGTTGCTCAAAAGCAGGTCAGTAATTAGGTAGTTAGTATTGCTTGTGGAGAACTTAAGTTGGAGTTGACCCATGTTATGATCTGAAGATGCTGGTAAGGGAGAGTTCTTAACTTTACATTGTGGTGGTATGTCGGGAGCCACAACTGCAGCTCTTTCTGCCAGTGCTCTGCAGTCTGGAGAGGTCGTTGTTGAAACACATGCCAGAGTTGCTCAAGATTTCTTAGCTAGGAATTCTCTCAAATCAATATTTATCAGAACTAaatgatttatttactttaacCTGAAGCAAGTGCTGTTGTATCTGAATAAAGATCTTGAATAGCTGTGGTTGGTTGAAGCATTAGAGGGAGAAGGGAATGAAAGGtggttttgatttgatttttttttccatttggacaCTGCTTTTTGCTGTCTGAGTTCTGGAAAATCTACTTGGTGGTTCCTGCTTCAGTCCCTACTGATTTGCTAAATAGGGGTGCTTGAAAATCAAAAGTCTGATTCTGGAAGCAAAGTTCCCATTATCATTGCTTCTTAATCTTAGAGGTCATAGGTGAGTAAATTAAGATTATTAATCTACGCTTACAAGATGACCTTAGTTTCTGTACTTGTTCATGGCTTGTTCCTTACACTGTTGCCTCTTTAATATTCTAATTTgtgtttctatttaaaagaaagaaagaaattgagcAGGTCTCAACACTATAAAACTTTTAACAccataaaactgtttctttttatatagctttatttttattatttcttccacaCACCCTCACACTTCACTGTATTCCCCTTCTGTTTTAGATTTTATGCCCTCTTGGAAAATAATATGCTGTGTCTTCAGTTTGCATGGAAAACACTacattaattttcagtaaaatgagTAATTCACGTGTGTAGAAATAGATTGAAATCATCAGGCAGACTGCTGCACACCACGGTTTAGCTCTCACATAGTGCTAAATTCTGAAGGTATCTTTTTCTGGACTTGAAGCTGAAAATACGAACTTGTGAAACTTCAGACCTTCTAGAATACGAAGACAGCTGTAAAAACAAGGGGAAGAGACTGTAGTAAATGATAACAAAATCTGATAGCAGTTTTCAGCCCCCAAGGACTCAAAATTACTTTCTCTGTTCAGTTATGTATGCAAGAGTAGCTGTGTAAGTTGTAGAACCGCAGAACACACCATCTATACCAACTTGATATATATTCATAATAGCCCAAATGAGAAGCTGGCTCCAGTGAGGAGCGTCGGTCTTCCTTCACTGTGGCAGGAATCTCATCCCCCTGGTATTTCAAGATGACTGTGCATGGCAAACAGCCTCTTTGGACTTGTGCTCATCTGTAGCTAATAAGCTCTATCACAGAGGCTGCCACAGAGTAAGTGAAGGTGGCATTTAGACTGGTAACTGCAGCAGGAGGttagaaatgtttctttactGAAGAGTTCTTCCACCCCAGGAAACTGCTGAGCTTTTTCAAATGTTCTGCTACATGAATTACATCAGTCGATCCTGAGGTGTGACAAGTAAAGCACAGCCAAGAGGTTCCACATGTTTTTCAGTGTGTAAGCAAGTTTTATTGTGACAgtaaaatttaattctgtttcaGATCAAACGACATGCTGGAGTTTGAAGTCTTTCTGGTGTTTAACATTCTTGTGCTACTCCTCCCTCAATGCTGTGGCATGGAgttgccaaaaaataaaaatatcttggtatcaatgcttaaaaaaagcaaacccagacTTCACTAACATGTTATCTGAAGTGGTCTTTAGTCTGTTTAAATAGTTAATGAAAAATAGCTGGCTTTATCCAAGTAAGGAGTAATTTCAGCTGTTCAGTGCTATGGTGTCTCATGCGTTATCTTGAGACTAGGTAAGATAGCACAATGAGAAGTTCTAAGGGTCTCTAAACGGTGAAAGAGCTCAGGGAGTGAAGCTGTGATTTCCTAGCACAGGGTGCTTCTGCCTTCCTAGAAAGGCTTTAAAGTTGTCTGGACTTCATATGAGCGGATTTTCTTGGGACTGAGAGATCCCAAGTGCCACATCAGGTCAGGCCAAGCTCTCTGTAGCCTGGCACCCGGCCTGACGGAGAACAGCTGATTTGAGGCACTAGGAACAATGAATGTGCAATGTGATACTTCCTCCAGCATGATGGCCTGGCTTCTGCCAGTGTGCGTCTTGGGGGCTTCAAAGTGTGCATCAGTGGTTCACGCTCTGGTAACTACAGATGGATCTATTTTCTGTTGATACAGGGTTAAAAAAGAGATTATCTTGGACCTCCACAATAGTTTAATTTTCATAAACTCTATTCATCATCTCCTCCAAAAACCTGAATgcttgattaattttctttcttggagTTTAAGGTCTTGAATCAGCAAAACACTTGGATAACTTTGATCCTTAAAGTAAATTAAGCTTAAATTGTCTCTGCTTTATGATTATTGACTTTTTGCTTCAGGTCACACTGACATAGTGGCTTTGTGGATCTATATAGCAAGAAACACTTATCATAGAAGATAGCAGCTGAGTCATAAAGACTTGTCAACTCTGGCCAAAACAGCAAGACTAGTATCACTTAGGTATGAGGATAAGCAGAGGGAGTAGTTTATAGTGACTTTCCACAGCACTTTAAAAATGCGCACGAAGTAGGGATGGTGGGTGGGGGTGGATGTGTTTCCCTGAAAGGTGTGATGAAGAGTCAGTATTTGATGAATGGCAGAACACGAGGAGTGCTGTGACTAAACTTAAATCAGATAACAGCTACTTTTCCTGCAGAGACTTTCTTAGTAACTCCTGATCTCTTTTGTGGAATCTCTGCGTCTGCTTACTTGAATTTTACTTTGTGTGGGCCAGTTTGTCAGAAGCCAATGTGAATAGATACAAGGGTGTAATGTGTGATACTGGTTATTTTAGTTAAGTATCTAAACCAGGGTAACAAAACTTGTGGTTGCCATCTGAGAACTATTAGgcattcattttgttttgttgctcTTTGATGTCAGTATAATGGTCAGTATGCAGACAGGTAAATGAATTAGCCATACTGTGGCGTCACTAAGTTTAAGCAAAATAAGCTCAGAAGCATTCTCCTTGATTCTTCGTTGTCTAGAAAATTTCTAAGTATGCCCTGTTTAGGCATAGTTACAACAGATTTGTTCACTTTGGTTATGCTACAACAAAGTGGATTAATGTTTCCAAGCCACACAAGCAGTGTCACTGCTATAAGTAGAGTTCAAGCACAGACATAGAAAAGGCAATATCATACACATGAGTAGTGCAGTAAAGTAGCCACTCACTTGCATTAGGCTTTCTCCCAGGCTGCTGTTTTAACATATGCAAGATAAAGTAGTGTTATCAAGAGTCCTGTACAATGCTAGCAGGGTAACGTGTGAGTCAAGCCTGGACTGGCTAAAGTAGGTTAAGTACTGGCTCATGAAGTTCATTCAGATTGTGTTCTCTAAATAGTAAGCATGTTGCTTTAAATAGTTTGAGATGCTTATGTAAAGCTTGTCACTTATAGCCTCCTGTCAAAGTGGGAACAAACAGGTTATTTGAGGTAGATGTATTTTCTGCTTGTGTATACGATCGAGTCAGCAAAGGCTGTTCTCTGCCTAGCACACTATGCCTCTGTAGTGTGATTTGGGGAAGACATTTAATACAATTGCAAGTCTTAATCACTTAAGCTTTTGTGGTACTCTTGCAAAAGAAGATGTAGTACAACAGCTCTTGGACAGAATATaggtatgatttatttttttttctacctgtggATGGCACTTTACAATTCAGTGGTGCATTGATATGCATGACTGCTTCTCAGATTAAATAGATGGTAGATGCCCTTGCACTGTAGGGGAGTATCTTCTGCTTCAGGGCACCCTTAATGCCCTTGGCTTTTGGAATATGGTTTGtggaaaatacaatacaaatgaACTATATGTAGCAAAGGGCTGGACTGGTGTTAATTGGGACCAATAAAATGGTAGCAAGTGTAAATATGCAACATAGTTAATTTACCAGTAGTTTCCCATTGTATAGCATTAAGAACCAAAAAGAACA encodes:
- the FAM53A gene encoding protein FAM53A isoform X2 encodes the protein MVTLITEKLQNQSLDDLTCKTYNINLYSSEKLNKSGSLFPFEINESPWKALNGGCPIQTDTTRNSAYPFPVCPFSTGTASNGSLQWQQESSSTSMVSGWISELNLNENSGQPLAPPTKRHCRSLSEPDELARCRSPWKPGNSKVWTPVSKRRCNSGGSATLQRCNSHGSATLQRSTSISLPQNILSLNNVFTITSFNTSPVPRPSSASSGFVDSSEGSTSSSTRWNSGGPCDFNPRRRLSLSQEHITETGNLLPSANSTPTSTPELSRRQGLLRCRSQPCVLNEKKSRLKRRREEDVRWNRPSLDFFKMTRTLKNSKSLCSLDYEDDDDDTQMKTIVSSPCDSNDLMNIITPGSSPMKEQLDEVRHHGSCQGSFKTRDYKKAAAVCESDEDTSDCESTEEGIFPLDCGDLDLEQIENN
- the FAM53A gene encoding protein FAM53A isoform X1, with the translated sequence MVTLITEKLQNQSLDDLTCKTYNINLYSSEKLNKSGSLFPFEINEESPWKALNGGCPIQTDTTRNSAYPFPVCPFSTGTASNGSLQWQQESSSTSMVSGWISELNLNENSGQPLAPPTKRHCRSLSEPDELARCRSPWKPGNSKVWTPVSKRRCNSGGSATLQRCNSHGSATLQRSTSISLPQNILSLNNVFTITSFNTSPVPRPSSASSGFVDSSEGSTSSSTRWNSGGPCDFNPRRRLSLSQEHITETGNLLPSANSTPTSTPELSRRQGLLRCRSQPCVLNEKKSRLKRRREEDVRWNRPSLDFFKMTRTLKNSKSLCSLDYEDDDDDTQMKTIVSSPCDSNDLMNIITPGSSPMKEQLDEVRHHGSCQGSFKTRDYKKAAAVCESDEDTSDCESTEEGIFPLDCGDLDLEQIENN